From Pan paniscus chromosome 6, NHGRI_mPanPan1-v2.0_pri, whole genome shotgun sequence, one genomic window encodes:
- the STEAP4 gene encoding metalloreductase STEAP4, whose product MEKTCIDALPLTMNSSEKQETVCIFGTGDFGRSLGLKMLQCGYSVVFGSRNPQKTTLLPSGAEVLSYSEAAKKSDIIIIAIHREHYDFLTELTEVLNGKILVDISNNLKINQYPESNAEYLAHLVPGAHVVKAFNTISAWALQSGALDASRQVFVCGNDSKAKQRVMDIVRNLGLTPMDQGSLMAAKEIEKYPLQLFPMWRFPFYLSAVLCVFLFFYCVIRDVIYPYVYEKKDNTFRMAISIPNRIFPITALTLLALVYLPGVIAAILQLYRGTKYRRFPDWLDHWMLCRKQLGLVALGFAFLHVLYTLVIPIRYYVRWRLGNLTATQAILKKENPFSTSSAWLSDSYVALGILGFFLFVLLGITSLPSVSNAVNWREFRFVQSKLGYLTLILCTAHTLVYGGKRFLSPSNLRWYLPAAYVLGLIIPCTVLVIKFVLIMPCVDNTLTRIRQGWERNSKH is encoded by the exons atgGAGAAAACTTGTATAGATGCACTTCCTCTTACTATGAATTCTTCAGAAAAACAAGAGACTGTATGTATTTTTGGAACTGGTGATTTTGGAAGATCACTGGGATTGAAAATGCTCCAGTGTggttattctgttgtttttggaagTCGAAACCCCCAGAAGACCACCCTACTGCCCAGTGGTGCAGAAGTCTTGAGCTATTCAGAAGCAGCCAAGAAGTCTGACATCATAATCATAGCAATCCACAGAGAGCATTATGATTTTCTCACAGAATTAACTGAGGTTCTCAATGGAAAAATATTGGTAGACATCAGCAACAAcctcaaaatcaatcaatatccagaatctaatgCAGAGTACCTTGCTCATTTGGTGCCAGGAGCCCACGTGGTAAAAGCATTTAACACCATCTCAGCCTGGGCTCTCCAGTCAGGAGCACTGGATGCAAGTCGGCAG GTGTTTGTGTGTGGAAATGACAGCAAAGCCAAGCAAAGAGTGATGGATATTGTTCGTAATCTTGGACTTACTCCAATGGATCAAGGATCACTCATGGCAgccaaagaaattgaaaagtaCCCCCTGCAACTATTTCCAATGTGGAGGTTCCCCTTCTATTTGTCTGCTGTGCTGTGTgtcttcttgtttttctattgtGTTATAAGAGACGTAATCTACCCTTAtgtttatgaaaagaaagataataCATTTCGTATGGCTATTTCCATTCCAAATCGTATCTTTCCAATAACAGCACTTACACTGCTTGCTTTGGTTTACCTCCCTGGTGTTATTGCTGCCATTCTACAACTGTACCGAGGCACAAAATACCGTCGATTCCCAGACTGGCTTGACCACTGGATGCTTTGCCGAAAGCAGCTTGGCTTGGTAGCTCTGGGATTTGCCTTCCTTCATGTCCTCTACACACTTGTGATTCCTATTCGATATTATGTACGATGGAGATTGGGAAACTTAACTGCTACCCAG GCAATACTCAAGAAGGAGAATCCATTTAGCACCTCCTCAGCCTGGCTCAGTGATTCATATGTGGCTTTGGGAATACttggtttttttctgtttgtactCTTGGGAATCACTTCTTTGCCATCTGTTAGCAATGCAGTCAACTGGAGAGAGTTCCGATTTGTCCAG TCCAAACTGGGTTATTTGACCCTGATCTTGTGTACAGCCCACACCCTGGTGTACGGTGGGAAGAGATTCCTCAGCCCTTCAAATCTCAGATGGTATCTTCCTGCAGCCTACGTGTTAGGGCTTATCATTCCTTGCACTGTGCTGGTGATCAAGTTTGTCCTAATCATGCCATGTGTAGACAACACCCTTACAAGGATCCGCCAGGGCTGGGAAAGGAACTCAAAACACTAG